The Corallococcus soli DNA window CGGCAAGCGCGACGAGGCGCTGGCGGCGTACCGCGAGTCCCTGAAGGTGAAGGACCGCGCCATCGTCCACGTGGCGCTCGCCCGGGCGCACCTGGCGGTGGAGGACAGGGCCGCTGCGGAGGGAGAACTCCAGAAGGCGTTGGACACGGTGTCGGGTTCGGACGTGCGGGAGATGCAGGAGGTCGCGGGCCTGCTGACGACCTTGGGGCGCAAGCCCGATGCCCTGCGCATCCTGACGAGTCTGGGCTCGGAGCCGGGGTACGCGAAGGACGTGGAGTTGCAGCTCGCCACTGCGCGGCTGGCGCGTGAGCTGAAGGACACCGCCACGGTGCAGGCCGCGTGTGCCCGGGTGGCGGCGGCTTCGACGGATGGCGGTGTGGCGAAGTGCCCGTAGGCGGGTGACGGCTTCGGGGGCTGTGTGACGCGTCGGTGGCTCTGCCTGCTGTTGCCGTTCCTCCTGGTGGGCTGCGCATCCGTCCGGGTCGTGCGCCTGGACACGGGGGGCGCGGACTCCGTGGTGGTGACGCCTCGGGAGGAAGAAGGGGCTCCGCTGGAGGATGCGGAGCCTGACGATGGCGAGTTCGAGGCGGCGGTATCAGCGCTCGCTCGGGACGTGCGTCCGTTCATGCATCCGCTGCGGGAGGCCCGGGCATTCTTTGGCGTTCCGGAGCGCAGCGGGGTGTTCGGGTTCGACGCGCGCACGCGGCGGGTTGTCGCGTTGGGGGAAGTGGAGGCCCGCGAGCTGCACCTGCTGGACGACGCTTCGGCGGAGCTGACCCGGGCCTACGGCCGTTGGTGCGAGCGCAAGAAGCAGGGGCGGGATTGCCTGGCGCTGCTGGAGGAGGGGCCGCTGCTGGGCAGTGACGGCCGGTACGTGCTGGCGATGGCGCTCGCGATGGATTCGGTGTGGACGGAGACGGCCGAGGCCTTGCGAGGCATGGCGGATCCGCAAGCGGTGATGGCCACCGTGACGGCCTCCCTCACGATGTACCTGCTGCTGTGGTCGTTGCCGGAGCCGGTGTCCAAGGGAGTGGCGGCGTTGATGACGGCCACCGCCATCGCCTACCTGGGCGTGGACACGGTGTGGCGGCTGTTGGACGGGTGGCTGACCCTGGTGAAGGTGGCGGACCGTGCGCTGACGTTCGAGCAATTGCGCGAGGCAGGGGAAGGGTACGGAGAAGTCCTGGGGCAGAACGCCGCGCGGGTCTTCGTGATGCTGGCGACGGCGGCGCTGGGCAATACCGTGGGGCTGGCCTCGAAAACCTCCGGGTTGCCGGGCTCCGCGCAGGCGGCGCTCACGGTGGAGGCCCAGGCGGGCTACACCTACGCGGGCCTCGGCGGTGTGCGGTCGGTGGCGATGACGCCCCAGGGCTTCACCGTCGCGCTGGCGCCCAACGCGGTGGCCATGTCCACGCGGGTCGGCAGTCAGAAGCATCACCTGGCGACGCTGCGGAACAGCACGTCCTCCCTGCGTGGAGGGCCGTGGACGCCGCGCTTCCAGCGCCTCTTCCGGAAGGCGGGGATGGAGTTGAAGGACCCGGAGAACATCGTCGAGGTTCCGGGACACCGTGGTCCTCATCCGCAGCGCTACCACCAACGCGTCTACGACCGACTGGAAGAAGCGACGCGTGGATGCCGGAGCGTCAATCAGTGCCGGGAGATGCTCGTCGCTGAACTCAGGAAACTGGGCCAGGAAGCCTCGACGCAAGGTACTGGCCTCAACAAGCTGCTCACGCGAAGCGAGTGACCCCAGAGCAACCGATGCCACGGCGCTACTTCCGACTTCTCGACGATGTCTCCATCCCTGGGCGATGGGAGCTGGGAACCCCTCAGGATGCGCAGGGCCATGAGGTGGACGATCCCTGGATGTTCAGGGAGGGGCGGCCCGTTCATGTCGCGGAGCGCCTCCAGGTGCCTGTCGAGCATCCAGGAACTCCTCTGGACTTCTCACTCGCGGGCTTCAGCACGCCGGTCGTTCGCGCACCTGTCGCAGCCGTCTTTTCAGCGCAGGCAGCCCAGGATGTCCAGTGGGTGCCCGTGGAGGTCGCCGGCCACCCGGGGCCGTACTCCATCCTCGTCGCAAGGCGCCTCGTTCGCTGCATTGATGACGCCGCATCGACAGAGGTCATCCTCTGGGCACCTGAAGATGGTCGGCCTGAGCGGGTGGGCCAATATCGCGACGTGGACGGAATGCGCATCGACCCTGGTTTGGTCGGGGATGCGCAGGTCTTTCGGACATGGGGCTGGTCCATTGCCCTCATCGTTTCCGAGGACCTGAAGGAGGCGCTCGAACGTATCCATGCCACGGGCGTGCGCTTCACCGAGGTCTGAACACCGCACGAACGCATGGGAAGGCTGACCCGGACATGAAAACCCCGATGATGCGAATCCGCCTGTTCAGCCTCCTGCTCCTGGGGCTCACATGGGCCTGCTCCCGTCAGCCGCCCACTCCGGCCGCTCCGGTCCGTTCGGAGAACTCCGGGTTTGGCACCGTGGTGTCCGTCGAGCGGGTGCACATCACCCAGGGCTTCACCGTCTGGCGCGAGGGTGTGGAGATCACGGCCCATGAGGGGCTGTTGATCGGTCTCGACGGACCGGGAGGGCAGCATTTCTTCATCCGGAGCATGACGCCTCCGCTGTTCCTCCTAGGCGACAGCGTGGGACAGCGGCTTCGATCATCCGGATTCGGGGGCACCCGAACCGCCATGCTGCTCATGGCCCCGCAGCCGCCGGATACCGAGGTGGCCCTCTACCGGACGTTCGAAGGCGCGGTGCCGGAGCGCTTGAAGGGCCAGGAACTCAAGTCCCTCCAGGACCGGATGCTGTCCGCCAATGCCCATGGCGGCGTCAACGTCCGGACCCCTCCCGCAGACGCGCCAGTGACGCCCTATCCAACACAGGAGGCGCTGATGGACACGCTGATGACCATCAAGGCGTCGCCGGAGATCTGCAAGGGCATCGGGAAGGAGTGCGGCTACATCCCGCAGACGTTCTTGGGTCGCATGGACTGCGGGGCCTGCCCCGACGCCAAGGTCTGCAACCTCCAGAACCAGTGCTGCACGCCCACCACCTGCGAGGCGTTGGGTCTCACCTGCGGATACGCCGCCGACGGCTGCGGCGGCTCACTGGACTGCGGCTTCTGCGTCCGACCCTGACAGCCCCACCCGGGCCCACCGAGCCCGGGCGGCATCACGGCACCGGCCTTAAGTCCGGCCGCCCTGCAGCTTGCGGTACACGCCCACGACCTGGCCCAGGATCATCGTGGAGCGGAAGTCCGTCCGGTTCACGTAGATGGGCTGCATGGTCGCGTTTGCCGGCTGGAAGCGGATGCGGTCCACCTCCGGGTAGTAGCGCTTCACCGTGGCCTCGTCCTCGATGAGCGCCACGACGATCTCCCCGGCCTGCGCCGACGGCGTCTTCTTCACGAACAGGTAGTCCCCGTCGTGGATGCCGTCGTCGATCATCGACTGGCCCTTCACCCGGAGCGCGAACACCTCACGGCCGTTCACCCCGCCCAGGAGGAAGCTGTCGATCTTGACCGAGTCCTCCATGTTCTCCTGCGCGAGCGCGGGCAGGCCGGCCGCCACCTTGCCCAGCAGGGGGATCTCCACCATCCCGGAGTCCCGGCTCTTCATCCCCAGCCCCAGCAGCAGCCGCGCCCGCTTGGTGGGCACCAGCGAGCGGCTCTGCTGCTCGCCCCGGGTCAGGTAGCCCTTGCGCTCCAGGGCCTTCAGGTGGTCGTTCACCCCGTTGGTCGAGCGGATGTCCATGTGCTCCCCAATCTCCCGGATGGTCGGGGGGAAGCCTCGGGTCTCCGTCTCCTTCACGATGAAGGTCAGGATCTCGCGCTGGCGCTCCGTGAGTTCTTCCATGGCCGCACTCCTTCGCTCGCTTGCCCGCCTGCTTGAGCCGACCGGGCAACAGAATTTCAGTACCCCATGCTCCCTGAACATACGTGTAGAGTCAATCCGTTCAGTGCCCCCACCCTTACCGTGTGTGCTGGCGGAGGCCCGTCATTCTCGTGACTTGAGGAGGCGCGTTGATCTCAGCGTACACTTGGCGCTGCCGTGTCCGACCTCCGCCACACGCTGCTCTTCGTCGACGACGAGGCTGACGTCCTCGACATCCTCAGCCGGATGTTCCAGCGGCGTTACCGCGTCCTCACGGCGCCTACCGGCCGGGCAGCCCTGGAGCTCCTGCGCACCGAGTCCGTGGACGTCCTCGTCACGGACCAACGCATGCCGGAGATGACGGGCATCGAGCTGGTCACCGCCGCGCGCGCGGAGGGCCTGGACGTCACCACGCTGCTGCTCACGGCCTACACCGACCCGCAGGACATCATCGCGGCCATCAACCAGGGGCAGGTGTACCGCTACGTCACCAAGCCCTGGGACGTGAACGACCTGCTCATCACCGTGAAGAACGCGGTGGAGTACTCGCAGCTCAAGAAGGACAAGGAGCGGCTGATCCGCCAGCTCCACCAGCGCGTGGAGGCCCTCTTCGTCCTCTACGAGGTCAGCCGCGCCAGCGCCAACGATCCGGCCAGCTACGACGCCATCATCGACCGCGTGCTCACCGCCGTGGCCCGCGTGCTGCCCTACGACTGCGGCGCCGCGCTCATCGCGCCGGACGGCTCGCGCGGCGCCACGCTGCGCCTGCGCTGCATTGGCAACGTGGGCGAGCAGGCCCTCCTGGGCGTCAAGGAGTCCATGCTCGGCGCGTACCGCAAGAGCAGCGGCCTGGCGCTGCCCGAGGACCGGGTCATCACCCGCGTCACCGGCACCACCACGCAGGACGCGGCCTCGCCCGTCGTCTACCCCAACCAGCTCACGGTGAACCTCACCGCCGCGGGCCGGCCCGTGGGCATGCTGTCGCTGTTCTCCCACCGCGCGGACGCCTTCACGGAGGACGACGGGCTGCTGCTGGACGTGCTCGCCAACCAGACGGCGGACGCCATCCAGTCGCTGCGCTCGGCGGAGGAGGAGGCCCGCCACCGCATGGAGCGCATGGTCGCGTCCATGGCGGACGGCGTGGTGCTCACCGACGAGAAGAACGACATCGTGGTGATGAACCCCGCCGCGCGCCGCCTCCTGCGCGCGGGCGAGGAGGGGCAGGGCAACTCCAGCCGCCTGCTGGAGGACCGCCTGGGCTTCCAGCCGTTCCAGCTGGTGCGCAACCTGGAGTACAGCGGCCACCAGGTCCTGCGCGAGGACGTGAAGCTCTTCGAGCGCACCGTGCAGACCACCGTGACGCCGGTGAACGACGCGCGCGGCACGCTGCGTGGCGTGTGCGTGGTGCTGCGCGACATCACCGACCAGAAGCGGCTGGAGGAGCGCAAGGACGCGTTCGTGTCCATGGTGAGCCACGAGCTGCGCACGCCGCTCACGTCCATCACCGGGGCGCTGGATCTGGTGCTCAACCGGATGGCCGGAGACATCAACGAGCGGCAGCACCGCTACCTGTCCCTGGCCAAGGACTCCGCCGAGAAGCTCAACGGCATCGTGGACGACCTGTTGGACCTGTCGAAGTTCGCGCAGGGCCGGCTGCGGATGAGCTTCGAGCGCATCTACCTGGAGGAGCTGGTCCAGCGCGTGGTGGAGAAGTACGGTCCCGCCTTCTCGGAGCGCCGCGTGCGCGTGGTGCCGCACCTGCCGCAGCACCCGCTGCGCGCCATGGTGGACCCCAACCGCGTGAACCAGGTGCTCAACAACCTGCTCAACAACGCGGTGAAGTTCACCCCGGAGGGCGGCGAGGTGCGCGTGGAGCTGCGCGCCACGTCCAGCCTGCCCGGCTACGTGGTGCTGTCCTGCTGGAACAGCGGCGACCCCATCGCCGAGGACAGCCTGGAGCGCATCTTCGACCGCTTCGAGCAGGCCCGCACGCAGGCCAACCGCACCGTGCGCGGCACCGGCCTGGGCCTGGCCATCTGCCGCAACATCGTGGAGGCGCACGGCGGCCGCATCTGGTGCGAGCCGTCCCATGACGGCGTGCGCTTCATCGCCGTGCTGCCCACCGAACCTCCCCAGGAGGTGCTGTCGCAGGAGGGCGTGGACACGCTGCCCTCGCCGCAGCCGGTGCGTCCGGAGTCGCGCGGCAAGCTGCTCATCATCGAGGGCGAGCCCGAGGTGGGCCACATCATGAAGGCGCTGCTGGGCGGCCGGGGCTACCGGGTGCGGCTGGCGGCGTCCGCGGAAGAGGGCCTGAGCGCCGCGCGCAACCTGCACCCGGACGTGCTGCTCGTGTCGGTGCGGCTGCCGGACGTGGACGGCCTGCGGCTGGCGGAGATCCTCCGGCATGATCCGGAGACGCGCCGCGCGCCGCTGCTGCTCACCTCCGCGTTCGACGAGCGCCAGCGCGCCTTCCGGGCCGGCGCGGACGCGTTCCTCGTGCGCCCGCTGGCGGGGGACAAGCTGCTGGCCACGGTGGACTCGCTGTCGCGGGGCCGGGCCGGCGCGCAGCACGGCCGCGTGCTGGTGGTGGACGACGACGCGAAGATCGCGTCGGTGTGCCGCGAGGTGCTGGAGGGCATGGGCTTCGAGGTGGGCGTCGCGCACAGCATCGAGGAGGGCCGCCGCTCCCTGCGCGAGCGCCGCCCGGACGCGGTGCTGCTGGAGGTCTCCCTGCCGGACGGCGACGGGTTCGCGTTCCTGGAGGAGATCAAGGCCGAGCGCGCCAGCGGCCACATCTCCGTCATCTTCATCTCCGCGCGCACGGAGACGTCCTCCAAGGTGCGCGCGCTGAAGCTGGGCGGGGACGACTACATCACCAAGCCCTTCGACGCGCTGGAGCTGGGCGCGCGCGTGGAGAGCCTGCTGCGGCGCAAGGAGCAGGAGCTGTCCTCGTCGCCCACCACGCAGCTGCCGGGCTCCACCGCCATCGAGCGGGAGGTGCAGCGCCGGCTCTCCGCGCGCCAGCCCTTCGCGTTCTGCTACCTGGACCTGGACAACCTCAAGGCCTACAACGACTACTACGGCTTCGCGAAGGCGGACGGCGTGGTGCGCCAGACGGGCGACCTGATGCGGGAGATCTTCCAGCAGGAGGGCGCCGTCGGGGACTTCCTGGGCCACGTGGCGGGGGACGACTTCGTCTTCATCACCTCCACGGAGTCGGTGGACCGGGTGTGCCAGTGCGCCATCGAAGCGTTCGACCGCATCATCCCGCTCTACTACGACCGGCATGACCGGGAGCGCGGCCACATCGAGGCGGAGGACCGCTTCGGGGAGAAGCGGCACTTCCCCATCATGAGCGTGTCCGTGGTGGCGGTGATGACCGACGGCGTGGCGCATGACCACGCGGAGCTGGCGCGCCGGGCCGCGGACATGAAGAAGAAGGCCAAGGCCATCCCGGGCTCCGTGTTCCTGCGCAGCGACGTGGAGCGCGTGGTCCGGTCCATCACCGGATGAGGCTCTACCAGCAGCTCATCCTCTTCATGCTCGCCGCGACGGTGCTGCCCTTGGCCGCCGTGGGCTTCCTGCTGCTGTCGCGCGCGGAGGCGGAGGTCGCCTCGCACATCGACGACAAGCAGCGCGCGCTCGCGTCCGCCACCGCGGAGGCCGTGGGGGCGAGCCTGATGGAGGTCGTCAACGGCCTGGCCCGCTCGGCGGACTTCGTCAACTGGGAGTCCGCCACGCCCGAGGAGGTCCACGGGGGCCTGTCGCTCCTGTACGGCCAGTCACCCATGGTGAGCGCGGTGCTGGAGCTGGACGCCCAGGGGCGGCCCCTGGGGCCGGCGGTGTACCGGGAGGAGGCGCTCGACGGTCATCCGGCCTTCGCCGCCGCGGGGCTGGAGCAGCTGGCGCGAGCGGTGCCGGTGACGTCGTTCCAGGAGGCCCGCAGAGGCCAGGTGGCGCTGGGCGACGCCTACCCTCACGCGGCCACGGGCCATGCCGCCATGGGCGTGGCGGTGAAGCTGGCGGATGGCGCGGACGCGCCCTACGCGGTCGCGGAGGTCGTCCTGGTTGAACTGGAGGCCCTGCTGCAAAGGCGCGCGGGCGAGGGGCTGACCCGGCTGGACATGGTGGACGGCGCGGGCCGCGTGCTGGCCAGCTCCCTGCCGGAGCGCCACCTGCGGCCCCTGGAGCCGGAGGTGATGCAGGGGCTGACGCCCACGCGTGAGCAGGACACCGTGCGCAGCTTCCGCGTGGCGAACCCCGCGCGCCGGCTGAGCGTGGCCCGGGTGCCGGACGTGCGGGGCCTGGAGGTCGTCGTGACGGTGGACGAGGCCCTGGCGCTCGCGCCGGTGCGGCAGCTGCGGCGCACGGTGCTCGTGTCCGTGGCGGTCGCGCTGGGGGTGCTGCTGGCCCTGGGCGCCCTGTTCACCCGGAGGATCAACCGCCGGCTCTCGGAGGTGGTGCAGGGCGCGGAGGCCTACGGGCGCGGCGAGCTGGAGCGCCGCGTGCAGGTGGAGGGCCAGGACGAGCTGAGTGCGCTGGCGTCCACCTTCAACCGCATGGGCGAGGAGCTGGAGTCCGCGCGCGGACGGATGCTGCGCTGGAACGATGACCTGCGCGCCCGGGTGGAGGACGCCACCGCGGACCTGCGGGCCGCGCAGGCGCAGCTGGTGGAGGCGCAGAAGCTGGCGGCGGTGGGGCAGCTGGGCGCGGGCGTGGCGCACGAAATCAACAACCCGCTGGCCGGCATCCTGGGCAACGTGCAGCTGCTGCTGCTGGACCGGGAGAGCAGCGACTCCGACTTCGAGACGCTGCGCAAGATTGAGCAGAGCGCCAAGCGCTGCAAGGACATCACCCAGAACCTGCTGCGCTTCTCCCAGCAGCGCGAGCGCCCGGACCTGCGGCCCGTGGACCTGAACGCCGTGGTGCGCGACGCGCTGAGCCTCACGGAGAACCAGGCGCGCGGCGAGGGCATCGACCTGGTGACGGAGCTGAGCACGGCGATGCCCCGCGTGAAGGCGGACCCCGGCCACCTGTCCCAGGTCGTGCTGGCGCTCCTGTCCAACGCGCGCACCGCGATGATCCAGTCGCCGGTGAAGCGGCTGTCCCTGCGCACCGGCGAGCGCGACGGCATGTGCATCCTGGAGGTGGAGGACACGGGCAAGGGCATCGCGGAGAGCATCCGCCCGCGCATCTTCGAGCCCTTCTTCACCACCAAGGACGTGTGGTCCAACGTGGGGCTGGGCCTGAGTGTCGCGTGGCGCATCATCACCGAGGCCGGAGGGACCCTGGAGGTCCGCTCGGAGGCAGGGCAGGGGGCCCGCTTCACCATCGTGCTGCCCCGGGCGTGAGGGGGGCCGTGTGTGCTAGGCAGGCCTGACGCATGGCCGCTCCTTCCTCCCGTTCGCGACAGGTGCCGTTCCTCGTCGGCGTCGTGCTCATCCTGGCCGCGCTGCCGGTGGGCTGGTTCGTCTTCCTCCGGGAGCCGCCCGCGACCCCGCCTGTCGTCGCTCCCGCCCCCGCTCCCGCGCCCGTGATGGCGGCGGCCGAG harbors:
- a CDS encoding AHH domain-containing protein, whose amino-acid sequence is MTRRWLCLLLPFLLVGCASVRVVRLDTGGADSVVVTPREEEGAPLEDAEPDDGEFEAAVSALARDVRPFMHPLREARAFFGVPERSGVFGFDARTRRVVALGEVEARELHLLDDASAELTRAYGRWCERKKQGRDCLALLEEGPLLGSDGRYVLAMALAMDSVWTETAEALRGMADPQAVMATVTASLTMYLLLWSLPEPVSKGVAALMTATAIAYLGVDTVWRLLDGWLTLVKVADRALTFEQLREAGEGYGEVLGQNAARVFVMLATAALGNTVGLASKTSGLPGSAQAALTVEAQAGYTYAGLGGVRSVAMTPQGFTVALAPNAVAMSTRVGSQKHHLATLRNSTSSLRGGPWTPRFQRLFRKAGMELKDPENIVEVPGHRGPHPQRYHQRVYDRLEEATRGCRSVNQCREMLVAELRKLGQEASTQGTGLNKLLTRSE
- a CDS encoding imm11 family protein encodes the protein MPRRYFRLLDDVSIPGRWELGTPQDAQGHEVDDPWMFREGRPVHVAERLQVPVEHPGTPLDFSLAGFSTPVVRAPVAAVFSAQAAQDVQWVPVEVAGHPGPYSILVARRLVRCIDDAASTEVILWAPEDGRPERVGQYRDVDGMRIDPGLVGDAQVFRTWGWSIALIVSEDLKEALERIHATGVRFTEV
- the lexA gene encoding transcriptional repressor LexA, which gives rise to MEELTERQREILTFIVKETETRGFPPTIREIGEHMDIRSTNGVNDHLKALERKGYLTRGEQQSRSLVPTKRARLLLGLGMKSRDSGMVEIPLLGKVAAGLPALAQENMEDSVKIDSFLLGGVNGREVFALRVKGQSMIDDGIHDGDYLFVKKTPSAQAGEIVVALIEDEATVKRYYPEVDRIRFQPANATMQPIYVNRTDFRSTMILGQVVGVYRKLQGGRT
- a CDS encoding response regulator yields the protein MSDLRHTLLFVDDEADVLDILSRMFQRRYRVLTAPTGRAALELLRTESVDVLVTDQRMPEMTGIELVTAARAEGLDVTTLLLTAYTDPQDIIAAINQGQVYRYVTKPWDVNDLLITVKNAVEYSQLKKDKERLIRQLHQRVEALFVLYEVSRASANDPASYDAIIDRVLTAVARVLPYDCGAALIAPDGSRGATLRLRCIGNVGEQALLGVKESMLGAYRKSSGLALPEDRVITRVTGTTTQDAASPVVYPNQLTVNLTAAGRPVGMLSLFSHRADAFTEDDGLLLDVLANQTADAIQSLRSAEEEARHRMERMVASMADGVVLTDEKNDIVVMNPAARRLLRAGEEGQGNSSRLLEDRLGFQPFQLVRNLEYSGHQVLREDVKLFERTVQTTVTPVNDARGTLRGVCVVLRDITDQKRLEERKDAFVSMVSHELRTPLTSITGALDLVLNRMAGDINERQHRYLSLAKDSAEKLNGIVDDLLDLSKFAQGRLRMSFERIYLEELVQRVVEKYGPAFSERRVRVVPHLPQHPLRAMVDPNRVNQVLNNLLNNAVKFTPEGGEVRVELRATSSLPGYVVLSCWNSGDPIAEDSLERIFDRFEQARTQANRTVRGTGLGLAICRNIVEAHGGRIWCEPSHDGVRFIAVLPTEPPQEVLSQEGVDTLPSPQPVRPESRGKLLIIEGEPEVGHIMKALLGGRGYRVRLAASAEEGLSAARNLHPDVLLVSVRLPDVDGLRLAEILRHDPETRRAPLLLTSAFDERQRAFRAGADAFLVRPLAGDKLLATVDSLSRGRAGAQHGRVLVVDDDAKIASVCREVLEGMGFEVGVAHSIEEGRRSLRERRPDAVLLEVSLPDGDGFAFLEEIKAERASGHISVIFISARTETSSKVRALKLGGDDYITKPFDALELGARVESLLRRKEQELSSSPTTQLPGSTAIEREVQRRLSARQPFAFCYLDLDNLKAYNDYYGFAKADGVVRQTGDLMREIFQQEGAVGDFLGHVAGDDFVFITSTESVDRVCQCAIEAFDRIIPLYYDRHDRERGHIEAEDRFGEKRHFPIMSVSVVAVMTDGVAHDHAELARRAADMKKKAKAIPGSVFLRSDVERVVRSITG
- a CDS encoding sensor histidine kinase, which produces MRLYQQLILFMLAATVLPLAAVGFLLLSRAEAEVASHIDDKQRALASATAEAVGASLMEVVNGLARSADFVNWESATPEEVHGGLSLLYGQSPMVSAVLELDAQGRPLGPAVYREEALDGHPAFAAAGLEQLARAVPVTSFQEARRGQVALGDAYPHAATGHAAMGVAVKLADGADAPYAVAEVVLVELEALLQRRAGEGLTRLDMVDGAGRVLASSLPERHLRPLEPEVMQGLTPTREQDTVRSFRVANPARRLSVARVPDVRGLEVVVTVDEALALAPVRQLRRTVLVSVAVALGVLLALGALFTRRINRRLSEVVQGAEAYGRGELERRVQVEGQDELSALASTFNRMGEELESARGRMLRWNDDLRARVEDATADLRAAQAQLVEAQKLAAVGQLGAGVAHEINNPLAGILGNVQLLLLDRESSDSDFETLRKIEQSAKRCKDITQNLLRFSQQRERPDLRPVDLNAVVRDALSLTENQARGEGIDLVTELSTAMPRVKADPGHLSQVVLALLSNARTAMIQSPVKRLSLRTGERDGMCILEVEDTGKGIAESIRPRIFEPFFTTKDVWSNVGLGLSVAWRIITEAGGTLEVRSEAGQGARFTIVLPRA